DNA from Natronospira bacteriovora:
GGGTGATGACCTGGTTGACCTGCCGGCCATGGCAGACGTGGGCCTGGCGGCCGCCCCGGCCGATGCCCATCCGGCCGTCCTTGAGCAGGTACACTGGTCCAGCCGGGCCAATGGTGGCTTCGGTGCCGCCCGTGAGTGCTGCGACCTGATTCTCGCGGCCCGGGGATCCGATACCCGTTACGCGGGGAATTGAGGAAGGGGCCTCACCATGCTGCGCTGGCTCGCCGCTCTGCTCATCATTGCCGCCGCCATCATCAGCCTGCTGATGCTGGGGGAACGGCGCGAACCGCTGCCGCCACCCGCACCGGTCGAGGCCGAAGAAGAACAGCCGGACTACTGGATGGAAAGCAGCCGCATCGAGCGCTTCGATGAAGACGGAGAGCGCCTGCTGCTGCTGGACTCGGATCGACTGGCCCATTTCCCCAGCGATGAACGCAGCGAGATGAGACAGGTGCGCGCCGAACAACGTGGCCCGGAATCGCTGCTTTGGGAAATGCACGCCGAACACGGGCTCGTCACCGGTGACCGCAGCCTGGTGGCCCTGAGCGGAGATGTCAGAATGGAGCGCCGCGCACCCCACGGACCGTCAACCTGGCTGTACACCGACAGCCTCGAGTTTCTGCCCCGGGACGATCTGGCGCGGACGGACGACCCGGTTCGCATGGAACGCGGGGCGACCATCACCACCGGGATCGGCCTGCATGCGGCCATGGCCGAGGATCGGCTGATCATCAAGCAGGAGGTAAGGACACGACATGTCTCTCCCACAGACCCGAACTAGTGCCTGGATCAGCCTGCTGGCCGGTCTGATGCTGGCCGCCGCGGCCCAGGCCGAGGGCGAGATGGAGATTCTTGCCGACGAACA
Protein-coding regions in this window:
- the lptC gene encoding LPS export ABC transporter periplasmic protein LptC; protein product: MLRWLAALLIIAAAIISLLMLGERREPLPPPAPVEAEEEQPDYWMESSRIERFDEDGERLLLLDSDRLAHFPSDERSEMRQVRAEQRGPESLLWEMHAEHGLVTGDRSLVALSGDVRMERRAPHGPSTWLYTDSLEFLPRDDLARTDDPVRMERGATITTGIGLHAAMAEDRLIIKQEVRTRHVSPTDPN